One window of Paenibacillus sp. FSL K6-3182 genomic DNA carries:
- a CDS encoding AAC(3) family N-acetyltransferase, translated as MEEIQGDLLTSETLKSDLIKLGIQPGMTIMMHTSMKALGGFVSGGPTAVILAIESCLTSEGTLVMPTHTPDLSDPEIWRYPPVKESWWQPIRDTMPAFEIDLTPCLDMGVINECFRKQNGVVRSNHPQVSFAAWGSQKDRITANHSLEYSLSEQSPLARLYDLEGWVLLLGVGHNKNTTLHLAEYRAEYANKAETINKAPMLVDGEKKWVALRDVDFDTDDFNHLGECFEKETDHVRRGKVGNADALLMPVKALVDYGAKWMEANRGR; from the coding sequence ATGGAAGAAATACAAGGGGATTTATTAACATCGGAAACGTTGAAATCGGATTTGATTAAACTCGGCATACAACCTGGAATGACGATCATGATGCATACCTCGATGAAGGCGCTTGGCGGATTTGTATCCGGCGGGCCGACTGCGGTGATTTTGGCGATAGAGTCATGTCTGACAAGCGAAGGTACACTTGTCATGCCAACGCATACGCCTGATTTGTCTGATCCTGAAATTTGGCGATACCCGCCAGTGAAGGAATCATGGTGGCAGCCGATAAGAGATACAATGCCTGCTTTTGAAATAGACCTGACTCCTTGCTTAGACATGGGAGTTATAAATGAATGTTTTAGAAAACAAAATGGCGTCGTTCGAAGCAATCATCCACAGGTGTCTTTTGCAGCGTGGGGCTCTCAGAAGGATAGGATAACTGCAAATCATAGCTTGGAATACAGTCTGAGTGAACAATCTCCGTTAGCGAGGCTTTATGACTTGGAAGGCTGGGTGCTGCTGCTGGGCGTGGGTCATAATAAAAACACTACTCTTCATCTAGCGGAGTATCGAGCTGAGTATGCAAATAAAGCAGAAACGATTAATAAAGCACCGATGCTTGTAGACGGAGAGAAAAAATGGGTTGCGCTGCGCGACGTTGATTTTGATACGGATGATTTTAATCATTTAGGCGAGTGTTTTGAGAAAGAAACGGATCATGTTCGCAGAGGAAAGGTCGGCAATGCGGACGCGCTGCTCATGCCAGTTAAAGCTTTAGTTGATTACGGAGCAAAATGGATGGAAGCTAATAGAGGCCGCTAG